Genomic segment of Nocardiopsis mwathae:
CATCACCATCGAGCAGTTCCAGGAGCAGACGCAGGCCACCGAGTCGATCGTCTCCGGGAAGAACGACGCCGCGCTCGCGGACACGCCCGTGGCCGGCTACGCGATCAAGCAGACCGGCGACCAGCTGGAGACCCTCGGCGACCAGTACGAGGCCGCCCCCTACGGCGCCGTGATCAACAAGGACGAAACCGAGCTCGCCGAGGCGATCGCCGCCGCCTACACCGCCTTGATCGAGGACGGCACCTACTCCTCCATCCTCGACCAGTGGGGTGTGGACGAGGGCGCGATCACCCAGCCCGCGGTCAACCCGGACGTCGACGAGTAGAACGGGCACGCGTGAGCTCGACAGAACAGGCCCCCGTGTCCCCGGGCGCCCCCGGGACCGCACCGCCCACCCCGATCAAGGCCGTGCCGGTCCGCCACCCGGGCCGCTGGGTGGCGGCGGGCGTCATCCTCGTGCTGATCGCCATGTTCGTCCACATGCTGGTCACGAACGAGGCGTTCAAGTGGGAGTTCATGTTCGCGAACATGTTCACCCCGCCGGTGCTGATCGGCGTGCGCACCACCCTCATCCTCACCGTGCTCTCGATGCTCATCGGCATCGTCCTGGGCATCGTGCTGGCCCTGATGCGGCTCTCGGGCAACCCCGTGCTGGTCGCGGTGGCCTGGACCTACACGTGGTTCTTCCGGGCGGTCCCGCGGCTGGTGCTGGCGGTCCTGTTCGGCAACCTCGGCATCCTGTACTCGACGGTGTCGTTCGGGCTGCCGTTCGACATGTACTGGCTGCCGCTGCTGGGCCTGGACGGCTACAGCACGGCCATCTTCACGATCGACGCGCGCACCTTCCTCAGCGGGTTCATGGCCGGCCTGCTCGCCCTGGCGCTGTCCGAGGGCGCCTACATGTCCGAGATCGTGCGGGCGGGGCTGCAGTCGGTGGACAAGGGCCAGACCGAGGCCGCCCAGGCGCTGGGCATGCGCCACTCCCAGGTGATGCGCCGCATCACCCTGCCGCAGGCGCTGCGGGTGATCGTCCCGCCGACCGGCAACGAGACCGTGGCGATGCTGAAGGACACCGCGCTGGTCGCCTTCGTACCGGTGACCACGGAGCTGTTCTTCCAACTCCAGGCCATCGGCTCACGCACCTTCCAGGCGTTCCCGATGCTGGTGGCCGCGTGTATCTGGTACCTCGCGATCACCAGCGTGTTCATGATCGGCCAGTACTTCCTGGAACGGTCGTTCACCAAGGGCGACCGCCAGGCCCAGGCCGCGCTGAAGGCGATCGAGACCAAGGCGGGGAATTGACACAGGACACCACACCTACCGGAACCGGAACCGGCGCCGGTTCCGCCGGGGACACCGCACCGTCGTCCGGATCGGGCACCGACCCGGCCGCCGTCGACGACCGGATGGTCATCGCCGAGAACGTGCACAAGCACTTCGGGCGCCTGGAGGTGCTGCGCGGCATCGACCTGGAGGTGCGGCGCGGCGAGGTGATGTGCGTGATCGGCCCGTCCGGCTCGGGCAAGTCCACGTTCCTGCGCTGCATCAACCACCTGGAGAAGGTCGACGGCGGCCGGCTGTGGGTGAACGGGCAGCTCATGGGCTACCGGCAGAAGCGCGGCAAGCTCTACGAGCTGCACGACGCCCAGGTGGCCGAGCAGCGGCGCGGCATCGGAATGGTGTTCCAGAGTTTCAACCTGTTCCCGCACATGTCGGTCATCGGCAACATCATGGAAGCCCCCGTGCAGGTGAAGCGGGAGAAGAGGGCCGCGGCCCGGGAGAAGGCCATGCGGCTGCTGGAGCGGGTCGGACTGGCCGAGAAGGCCTCCTCCTACCCTCGGCAGCTGTCGGGCGGGCAGCAGCAGCGGGTGGCGATCGCCCGGGCGCTGGCCATGGAACCCGACCTGATGCTGTTCGACGAGCCCACCAGCGCGCTCGACCCCGAGCTGGTCGGCGAGGTGCTCGCGGTCATGAAGGGCCTCGCCGAGGACGGCATGACCATGGTCGTCGTGACCCACGAGATGGGCTTCGCCCGCGAGGTCGGCGACTCCCTGGTCTTCATGGACGACGGCGTCGTCGTGGAGTCCGGCCCGCCCCGCGAGGTGCTGGCCGACCCCAGGGAGGAACGGACCCAGGCGTTCCTGTCCCGCGTCCTGTAGCGCGGTCCCACCCCGTCTCGGCCTTCCGCCTTCCGCCTTCCCGACGTCTTTACTCCCCCACGTCCCCACGTCCCCACTCCCCCACGTCCCCACTCCCCCACGCCACGCATCGATACGGATGCGAAGTGATCACGAATCGGCGCGCACTGGGTAGCGTGGGGCGAACGGGGCGCGGTTCCACCGCGCCCGCACCACCGGCCCCGGCCGCACACCGCTCGCCCCACGTCACACCACGCCACATCACGCCACGAGGAGCACCGTGATCCGCCCCGCACGCCCCGACGACATCCCCACCATCCACCGGCTCGTGCGCGACCTCGCCGAGTACGAGAAGGAACCGGACGCCGCCGTGGCGACCGAGGAGGACTTCGCCGACGCCCTGTTCGGGCCCGACCCGGCGGTCTTCTGCCACATCGCCGAGCACACCGGCGGCGACGGCTCCACCACGGCCGCCGGGTTCGCGCTGTGGTTCCGCAACTTCTCCACGTGGACGGGCAAGCACGGGATCTACCTGGAGGACCTCTACGTCCGCCCGGAGTTCCGCGGCCACGGCTACGGCAAGGCGCTGCTGGCCGAACTCGCCGCCATCTGCGTCGAGCGGGGCTACACACGCCTGGAGTGGTCGGTGCTCGACTGGAATATCCCTTCGATCGACTTCTACACGTCCCTGGGTTCGGTGCCGATGGACGGGTGGACGGTCTACCGGCTCGCCGGCGCCGACCTCGCCGAACTCGGGACCCGCGCAGGGGCGGCGATCCGACGGCCGCGCACCGTGCCCGACGAACGGT
This window contains:
- a CDS encoding GNAT family N-acetyltransferase, yielding MIRPARPDDIPTIHRLVRDLAEYEKEPDAAVATEEDFADALFGPDPAVFCHIAEHTGGDGSTTAAGFALWFRNFSTWTGKHGIYLEDLYVRPEFRGHGYGKALLAELAAICVERGYTRLEWSVLDWNIPSIDFYTSLGSVPMDGWTVYRLAGADLAELGTRAGAAIRRPRTVPDER
- a CDS encoding amino acid ABC transporter permease, yielding MAAGVILVLIAMFVHMLVTNEAFKWEFMFANMFTPPVLIGVRTTLILTVLSMLIGIVLGIVLALMRLSGNPVLVAVAWTYTWFFRAVPRLVLAVLFGNLGILYSTVSFGLPFDMYWLPLLGLDGYSTAIFTIDARTFLSGFMAGLLALALSEGAYMSEIVRAGLQSVDKGQTEAAQALGMRHSQVMRRITLPQALRVIVPPTGNETVAMLKDTALVAFVPVTTELFFQLQAIGSRTFQAFPMLVAACIWYLAITSVFMIGQYFLERSFTKGDRQAQAALKAIETKAGN
- a CDS encoding amino acid ABC transporter ATP-binding protein, translating into MVIAENVHKHFGRLEVLRGIDLEVRRGEVMCVIGPSGSGKSTFLRCINHLEKVDGGRLWVNGQLMGYRQKRGKLYELHDAQVAEQRRGIGMVFQSFNLFPHMSVIGNIMEAPVQVKREKRAAAREKAMRLLERVGLAEKASSYPRQLSGGQQQRVAIARALAMEPDLMLFDEPTSALDPELVGEVLAVMKGLAEDGMTMVVVTHEMGFAREVGDSLVFMDDGVVVESGPPREVLADPREERTQAFLSRVL